CCATTGGGTCTTCAAACCGAGGGTTATCAGAAGTCAAAATCACCTTATCACTTTCCTGAACAGCAATTTTTGCCATGATAGGACGCTTGGTTTTATCTCTATTTCCGCCACATCCGACTATGGTTATCAATTGCTCTACCCCTGTTCTTACTCCATTGATGGTTTTCAAAACATTATCCAAGGCATCTGGAGTATGGGCATAATCCACTATCGCAGTAACTCCACCGATGGAGATCCTATCAAATCTCCCTCTCGCTCCTTTAATACCTGAAAGCTCTCGAAGCACTTCCTCCTCTTCCTCACCTAAGAGTACAGCAGTACCCAACACTCCTAATAAATTATAAGCATTGAATGCCCCGATCATCATAAACCAGATCAAGGTTCCATTGATATCCAGCTCCAGGCCTTCCAGCGTATTTGAAATGATTTTTGCCTTAAATTCTGCTGGAGTTTTCAAGCCAAAAGTCTGATGGCTACCCTTACAATTTTGAAGCATGACCATGCCTCTTTTATCGTCGCCATTGACCAATGCAAAAGCAGCTTTTGGCAACTCATCAAATAGCTTTTTCTTGGCTTTGATGTATTCATCAAAAGTCAAGTGATAATCCAAATGATCATGGGAAATATTGGTAAAAACTGCTCCCGCCAATTTCAATCCAGCGATCCTTTCCTGGACAATGGCATGGGAACTAGCCTCCATGAAACAATGGGTACATCCAGCTTCCAACATCTGCTTTAATAAAGCCTGAATGCTGACTGAATCCGGAGTGGTATGAGTGGCAGGAATAACCTCCTCGTTGATTTTATTCTCCACTGTAGAAAGCAGGCCAGTACTATAGCCCATTCTCATAAATAATTGATGCAATAGTGTCACCGTGGTAGTTTTACCATTG
Above is a window of Algoriphagus machipongonensis DNA encoding:
- a CDS encoding UDP-N-acetylmuramoyl-L-alanyl-D-glutamate--2,6-diaminopimelate ligase produces the protein MKVLKDILYKVSLVSTTGDMEVQIQDIVFDSRKVKEGSVFVAVPGTQVDGHDFIDKALALGAKAVIFEKLPSELQKGITYVQVVNSAKAMGIMAGNYFDNPSEKLKVVAVTGTNGKTTTVTLLHQLFMRMGYSTGLLSTVENKINEEVIPATHTTPDSVSIQALLKQMLEAGCTHCFMEASSHAIVQERIAGLKLAGAVFTNISHDHLDYHLTFDEYIKAKKKLFDELPKAAFALVNGDDKRGMVMLQNCKGSHQTFGLKTPAEFKAKIISNTLEGLELDINGTLIWFMMIGAFNAYNLLGVLGTAVLLGEEEEEVLRELSGIKGARGRFDRISIGGVTAIVDYAHTPDALDNVLKTINGVRTGVEQLITIVGCGGNRDKTKRPIMAKIAVQESDKVILTSDNPRFEDPMDILKDMQTGIGVSEIRKSLTIEDRKEAIKTACMLSNKGDIILIAGKGHEDYQEIKGVKHHFDDAEIVTEYLTQLTQS